One genomic window of Campylobacter fetus subsp. fetus includes the following:
- a CDS encoding NADH-quinone oxidoreductase subunit N — protein MIALLPFILSLAATFINIFLCVTNISKRYSINLNILFWVIIFISFFIVRSNFSNDFLMDFATPFISLDEFSFCFGVVLSALMIIFLISSFYSDDEKFYKQEMFALASLASFGLLAMSLSVELILTLIFLEVASISIYAMIAMNSIEYKSVEAAFKYFLLSSFMSAFYLLGAAFVFGVAGSTKYSFIATGLNSDFLSIIGMILVLSMMFFKIAIFGFYRWSIDVYYGSNLNIAGFLASAFKLASFAILIKLCFLYPGNNIEILQGIFAILAILSMFAGNLLSLKETNVKKILIAAGIVHSGYIFINLSSVGASVSIYPAIFYLSTYTIVVGFSFAILNGLFGDREIKISDLNGLYKVRPTEAFALTVICLSFIGFPYSVGFLGKLFIFSSAVESGKTYLAIFGIINTIFSVYYYLKIIISIYFSENKTALSCADSKKFGLKLLALSSILFIILEGSGIFSIISFLNLFIR, from the coding sequence ATGATAGCGCTATTACCTTTTATTCTCTCTTTGGCGGCTACGTTTATAAATATATTTTTATGCGTCACTAATATATCAAAAAGATATTCTATAAATTTAAATATCTTATTTTGGGTTATAATTTTTATATCTTTTTTTATTGTTCGTTCTAATTTTTCAAATGACTTTTTGATGGATTTTGCTACCCCGTTTATATCGCTTGATGAGTTTTCATTCTGTTTTGGCGTAGTTTTGTCTGCTCTTATGATAATTTTTTTAATTTCTAGTTTTTATAGCGATGACGAAAAATTCTACAAACAAGAGATGTTTGCACTCGCATCTTTAGCTAGTTTTGGCTTGTTGGCTATGAGTCTTAGCGTGGAACTGATACTTACTCTTATATTTTTAGAAGTAGCGTCTATAAGCATTTATGCTATGATAGCCATGAATAGCATTGAATACAAAAGCGTTGAAGCTGCGTTTAAGTACTTTTTATTATCATCATTTATGAGTGCATTTTATCTGCTTGGGGCGGCTTTTGTATTTGGAGTGGCTGGATCTACAAAATACTCTTTTATAGCAACTGGATTGAATAGCGATTTTTTAAGTATTATAGGGATGATTTTGGTGCTTTCTATGATGTTTTTCAAGATAGCGATTTTTGGATTTTATAGATGGAGCATAGATGTGTATTATGGCTCAAATTTAAATATAGCAGGTTTTTTAGCGTCTGCTTTTAAACTTGCTAGTTTTGCCATTTTGATCAAGCTTTGCTTTTTATATCCGGGTAATAATATAGAAATTTTACAAGGCATCTTTGCTATTTTAGCAATTTTAAGTATGTTTGCTGGGAATTTGCTATCTCTTAAAGAGACAAACGTTAAAAAGATACTAATTGCCGCTGGAATAGTGCATTCAGGGTATATTTTTATAAATTTATCCTCTGTTGGTGCTTCTGTTTCCATATATCCAGCTATTTTTTATCTATCTACATATACTATAGTAGTTGGTTTTTCATTTGCTATTTTAAACGGACTTTTTGGAGACAGAGAGATAAAAATATCTGATTTAAACGGACTTTATAAAGTACGTCCTACCGAAGCTTTTGCTCTTACTGTAATTTGTTTGTCTTTTATCGGTTTCCCTTATAGTGTCGGATTTTTGGGTAAATTGTTTATATTTTCTAGCGCCGTAGAAAGCGGTAAGACTTATTTGGCTATTTTTGGTATAATTAATACTATATTTTCTGTATATTATTACCTAAAGATTATCATCAGCATATACTTTAGCGAGAATAAAACTGCTCTGTCTTGCGCAGATAGTAAGAAATTTGGTTTAAAACTACTTGCTTTGAGTTCTATTTTATTTATAATTTTAGAGGGAAGCGGTATATTTTCTATAATATCTTTTTTAAATTTATTTATCAGATGA
- a CDS encoding NAD(P)H-dependent oxidoreductase subunit E, with product MKFEFTHEQLSALNELKKKVDDDRALVLPSLWMVQRAQGFIDAKDVLYLEKTLGIRSMFYAEAIGFYSMFNQKSKGKFELKFCKTITCKLRGSDELIKFTQDILGIKMGETSSDGLFSLGETECLGYCEKAPCMLCNLEQIDSLDENSITNLIEKIRKENASS from the coding sequence ATGAAATTCGAATTTACTCATGAGCAATTATCGGCTCTAAACGAGCTTAAGAAAAAAGTAGATGATGATAGAGCGCTTGTTCTTCCGTCTCTTTGGATGGTGCAAAGAGCGCAAGGATTTATAGACGCTAAGGATGTTTTATATCTAGAAAAAACACTTGGTATAAGAAGTATGTTCTACGCTGAAGCGATCGGTTTTTATTCTATGTTTAATCAAAAATCGAAAGGAAAATTTGAACTCAAGTTTTGCAAAACTATAACATGTAAGCTAAGAGGCAGTGACGAACTTATCAAATTTACACAAGATATTCTTGGTATAAAAATGGGTGAAACTTCTAGCGACGGACTTTTTAGCCTTGGCGAAACCGAATGCCTTGGATACTGTGAAAAAGCGCCTTGTATGCTTTGCAACCTTGAACAAATCGACTCTTTAGACGAAAATTCCATAACAAATTTGATAGAAAAAATAAGGAAAGAAAATGCAAGTAGTTAG
- a CDS encoding NADH-quinone oxidoreductase subunit J — translation MELFLFINFSLFAILGSLGLILFKAPIHGALSLIVTLVSIAGLYLLLFAKTLFLIQIVVYAGAIMVLSVFVMMFFNIKSDTLFVKLKPKSFFIIIPPTVIFAILLDEIWKLPSDFGIAPLDFGEIKPLGFYLFTNWGLSFEAISLLLTAALIGVVAILKGKNNA, via the coding sequence ATGGAACTTTTTTTATTTATAAATTTCTCTTTATTCGCCATTTTAGGAAGCTTAGGTCTTATTTTATTTAAAGCTCCTATTCATGGGGCTTTGAGCCTTATAGTTACTTTAGTTTCTATAGCCGGTTTATATCTTTTACTGTTTGCTAAGACTCTATTTTTAATTCAAATTGTAGTATATGCCGGAGCTATCATGGTGCTAAGTGTTTTTGTAATGATGTTTTTTAATATCAAAAGCGACACTTTGTTCGTAAAGCTTAAACCAAAATCTTTTTTTATTATTATTCCTCCTACTGTTATATTTGCGATTTTGCTAGATGAGATTTGGAAATTACCAAGTGATTTTGGAATTGCACCGCTTGATTTTGGAGAAATAAAACCGCTTGGATTTTATCTATTTACAAATTGGGGTTTGAGCTTTGAGGCGATATCTTTGCTTTTGACAGCCGCATTAATCGGTGTGGTGGCTATTTTAAAAGGCAAAAACAATGCTTGA
- a CDS encoding complex I subunit 4 family protein, translated as MTGFSHILSLIIFLPFIVGVLIALFFNDKAGKLTAFVVSIVVAVLGLVLFFKFDPNAGMQFVDSISLVPKYGISYLVGVDGINLYILLIITSAFPPLFFILKNRKKGYWANMLFMQSGFLSVVSSLDLVYFYAGWEMMLIPIFIMVGIYGKDSGRAGALMDMMYYAIFGSMIMLGAIIYIGAAHYYEFGFFSFRLEDLIKVSLNSDLQTVLFFCFMLAFVIKLPLFPFHLWMSNAYTKSLTTATFMLSVIASKVAVFAILRFVLPLFPVSFVNYSTWFISLGLFSMLYFGIAAIKVKDFKTLLAYASASHLGLIIAGVFALDVEAMTGSMYQVVAHAITSGIMFLLVGMISEQLGTRKISKLGGLAIKAPVFATIFAIAMISSVGLPATVGFVGELLIIFGLFKANLIYGIFGTTSIVIGAIYMFIVYRKAILQNTNELTAKFKDLRKREILAFLVAVAMIFIMGIYPKPFIKQIEPTMNEHYESYIKPNLGAKK; from the coding sequence ATGACTGGTTTTTCACATATTTTAAGTTTGATTATATTTTTACCGTTTATTGTTGGAGTTTTGATAGCTCTGTTTTTTAATGATAAAGCAGGTAAGTTGACGGCTTTTGTTGTTAGTATTGTAGTGGCTGTTTTAGGGCTAGTTTTATTTTTTAAATTTGATCCGAATGCCGGTATGCAGTTTGTCGATAGTATATCTTTAGTGCCGAAATACGGCATTAGTTACTTAGTCGGTGTAGATGGAATAAATTTATATATCTTACTTATCATTACTTCTGCATTTCCACCTCTGTTTTTTATTTTAAAAAACAGAAAAAAAGGTTACTGGGCAAATATGCTTTTTATGCAAAGTGGGTTTTTGTCTGTTGTTTCATCGCTCGATCTCGTATATTTTTATGCCGGCTGGGAGATGATGCTCATACCTATATTTATTATGGTCGGAATTTACGGAAAGGATTCAGGAAGAGCCGGAGCTCTTATGGATATGATGTATTACGCGATATTTGGTTCCATGATTATGCTCGGAGCCATCATATATATCGGAGCTGCTCATTATTATGAATTTGGATTTTTTAGCTTTAGACTTGAAGATCTGATTAAAGTAAGTTTAAACTCGGATTTGCAGACTGTTTTATTTTTCTGCTTTATGTTGGCTTTTGTTATAAAGCTGCCTTTGTTTCCATTTCATCTTTGGATGAGCAATGCTTATACAAAATCGCTTACGACTGCTACTTTTATGCTTTCTGTTATCGCTTCAAAAGTAGCTGTTTTTGCGATATTGCGTTTTGTTTTGCCTTTATTTCCGGTGTCTTTTGTAAATTATTCTACATGGTTTATATCTCTTGGGCTATTTTCTATGTTATATTTTGGTATAGCGGCTATCAAGGTGAAAGATTTTAAAACTTTGCTTGCATATGCTTCGGCGTCTCATTTAGGACTTATAATAGCCGGAGTATTTGCCCTAGATGTAGAAGCTATGACCGGATCTATGTATCAAGTCGTGGCGCATGCTATTACTAGCGGAATTATGTTCTTGTTAGTCGGTATGATAAGTGAGCAGCTAGGAACTAGAAAGATAAGCAAGTTAGGCGGACTTGCTATAAAGGCGCCTGTTTTTGCTACTATTTTTGCTATCGCAATGATATCTAGCGTTGGATTACCTGCTACTGTTGGTTTTGTAGGCGAACTTTTGATTATATTTGGACTATTTAAGGCTAATTTAATTTATGGTATTTTCGGTACGACTTCTATAGTAATAGGAGCTATTTATATGTTTATAGTCTATAGAAAAGCTATTTTACAAAATACGAATGAGCTTACGGCTAAATTTAAAGATCTAAGAAAGCGTGAAATTTTGGCATTTTTAGTAGCTGTTGCTATGATATTTATCATGGGAATTTATCCAAAACCTTTTATAAAGCAGATAGAACCTACTATGAATGAGCATTATGAAAGTTATATAAAACCAAATTTAGGAGCCAAAAAATGA
- the nuoL gene encoding NADH-quinone oxidoreductase subunit L: MLVSIVVLAPIIGSILLGLTYLARNTLKISQLGFAFLGMAAPITSFVCMTILFLNSQIEPINLNMFGWIEAGIFKIDVGFYLDHLSLLMGLFVTFLGMLIHLYSIGYMDKDIGFGKFFCYMNLFLGSMLILVLANNPVLMFVGWEGVGACSYLLISFYFSSKDNVKAGNKAFILNRIGDFGFVIGLVSLYLATSPYGFNYEILAKSAPLIPSNLAIFIAFCFICGALAKSAQIPLYTWLPDAMAGPTPISALIHAATMVTAGVYMVVRFGFLYEHLNFVLEILAIIGVASALFAAIIAVKATDIKKILAYSTMSQLGYMFAGLSFSSQAALYHLFTHGFFKALLFLGAGSVIIALHHEQNIFKMGSLHKNKVLFYPMLFGSLAISGVFPFAGFFSKDALILGAFLSGHYFISGVLLFTAGLTSYYIFRLFFLVFYSQNEAPKQHKLPFTMSFVNVILAIFSLIGGGMAMFLSLEHVSLSVEIIAGVVSLFISFLGIFIAYKKFYNYKNCEEQTCCFENLVINKFYVDEIYDFVFVRSFASLSKFVREVLDAKIFYPFVLGTARMFKFSGFVYSKFTQNGLAGSYAFYMLAFICIFILYIKVSL, from the coding sequence ATGTTAGTTAGCATTGTAGTTTTAGCGCCTATTATAGGCAGTATTTTACTAGGTTTGACTTATTTAGCTAGAAATACTCTTAAGATATCGCAGCTTGGTTTTGCATTTTTAGGTATGGCAGCTCCTATTACTAGCTTTGTTTGTATGACGATTTTGTTTTTAAATTCGCAAATAGAACCGATTAATTTAAATATGTTTGGTTGGATAGAAGCCGGTATATTTAAAATAGATGTCGGGTTTTATCTTGATCATTTAAGCCTTTTAATGGGTCTGTTTGTAACTTTTTTAGGTATGCTGATACATCTGTATTCTATCGGATATATGGATAAAGATATCGGTTTTGGCAAGTTTTTTTGTTATATGAATTTATTTTTAGGCAGTATGCTCATACTTGTACTTGCAAATAATCCGGTTCTGATGTTTGTCGGCTGGGAAGGAGTGGGAGCTTGTTCATATCTACTTATATCGTTTTACTTTAGCTCTAAAGACAATGTAAAAGCCGGAAATAAAGCATTTATACTAAACAGAATCGGTGATTTTGGCTTTGTTATAGGTCTTGTTAGTTTGTATCTTGCTACTTCTCCATATGGTTTTAATTATGAAATATTAGCTAAAAGCGCACCTCTTATACCTTCAAATTTGGCCATTTTTATAGCGTTTTGTTTTATATGCGGAGCGCTTGCTAAATCAGCGCAAATACCGCTTTACACGTGGCTTCCTGATGCTATGGCCGGCCCGACTCCTATTTCTGCTTTGATACATGCAGCCACTATGGTAACAGCGGGTGTTTATATGGTTGTTAGATTTGGATTTTTATATGAACACTTAAATTTCGTTCTAGAAATACTTGCGATAATCGGTGTAGCAAGTGCGCTTTTTGCGGCTATAATTGCTGTAAAAGCTACAGATATCAAAAAAATCCTAGCCTACTCTACTATGAGTCAGCTTGGATATATGTTTGCCGGACTTAGTTTTAGTTCTCAAGCAGCTTTATATCATCTTTTTACGCATGGATTTTTTAAAGCGCTTCTGTTTTTGGGTGCCGGATCTGTGATAATAGCCTTGCATCACGAACAAAATATATTTAAAATGGGCTCTTTACATAAAAATAAAGTACTCTTTTATCCTATGTTATTTGGGTCGCTTGCCATAAGCGGAGTGTTTCCTTTCGCAGGATTTTTCTCAAAAGACGCACTTATATTAGGAGCGTTTTTAAGCGGTCATTATTTTATATCTGGAGTTTTGCTATTTACAGCAGGACTTACCTCTTATTATATTTTTAGGCTATTTTTTCTAGTTTTTTATTCTCAAAATGAAGCGCCTAAACAGCATAAACTCCCATTTACTATGAGTTTTGTAAATGTAATACTCGCTATATTTTCTCTTATAGGAGGAGGTATGGCTATGTTTTTAAGCTTAGAGCATGTTAGTTTATCAGTAGAGATAATAGCCGGAGTTGTTAGCTTATTCATTTCATTTTTAGGAATTTTTATAGCCTACAAAAAGTTCTATAATTACAAAAATTGTGAAGAGCAAACTTGTTGTTTTGAGAATTTGGTTATAAATAAATTCTATGTTGATGAAATTTATGACTTTGTTTTTGTGCGTAGCTTTGCAAGTTTAAGTAAATTTGTAAGAGAAGTTTTAGACGCAAAGATTTTTTATCCATTTGTTTTAGGAACCGCTAGAATGTTTAAGTTTAGCGGTTTTGTATATTCTAAATTTACACAAAACGGACTTGCTGGCTCTTACGCGTTTTATATGTTAGCTTTTATCTGCATTTTTATCCTTTATATAAAGGTTAGTTTATGA
- the nuoK gene encoding NADH-quinone oxidoreductase subunit NuoK, producing MLDFYILVALILFFIGVLGVILRKNIFTIFMSVELMLNATALIFATFARQSLNLDGQVIVMLIIAIAAAEASFGLALIVLLYKKKQSLNIDIFDELKDRDVS from the coding sequence ATGCTTGATTTTTATATATTAGTGGCTTTGATCCTATTTTTTATCGGCGTTTTAGGAGTTATTCTTAGAAAAAATATCTTTACTATATTTATGTCAGTAGAGCTTATGTTGAACGCTACGGCGCTGATATTTGCTACCTTTGCTAGACAAAGTCTAAATTTAGACGGACAAGTAATAGTTATGCTAATAATCGCTATAGCTGCAGCTGAAGCTAGTTTCGGTTTGGCTCTTATAGTGCTTTTATACAAGAAAAAGCAGAGTTTAAACATAGATATTTTTGATGAGTTAAAGGATAGAGATGTTAGTTAG
- a CDS encoding NuoI/complex I 23 kDa subunit family protein, whose protein sequence is MAIKTKTIRRKKIPFLQRIYLPFIFAGMARTFRHFFRNLKDSSNIDFLEYPEQKPTDITNRYRGLHRLTKNEKGDLKCVACDMCATACPANCIFITATEIEGSKEKAPSKFTIDLLECVFCGLCVEACPKDAIRMDTGIFTKVGNTRESFLADIKTLSQREEGSF, encoded by the coding sequence ATGGCAATTAAAACAAAAACTATACGCAGAAAAAAAATACCGTTTTTACAAAGAATTTATCTACCTTTTATATTTGCGGGTATGGCTAGAACATTTAGGCATTTTTTTAGGAATTTAAAAGATAGCTCAAATATCGATTTTTTAGAGTATCCAGAACAAAAACCAACTGATATAACAAATCGCTACAGAGGTCTTCACAGGCTTACTAAAAACGAAAAAGGCGATCTAAAATGTGTGGCGTGTGATATGTGTGCTACCGCATGCCCGGCAAATTGCATTTTTATCACTGCTACTGAGATAGAAGGTAGCAAAGAAAAAGCGCCTTCTAAATTTACTATAGATCTGCTTGAATGTGTGTTTTGCGGACTTTGCGTAGAGGCGTGTCCAAAAGACGCTATCAGGATGGATACTGGTATCTTTACTAAAGTAGGCAACACCAGAGAATCGTTTTTAGCCGATATAAAAACTTTATCACAAAGAGAAGAGGGGAGCTTTTGA
- a CDS encoding complex I subunit 1/NuoH family protein, whose amino-acid sequence MNELVLTIFRIVFILSFILLLIPILVLLERKISAFIQDRPGPNRANIAGIRLGGIIQALADALKLAVKEDFTPSSIRSKFLFTIAPMILFLMSTLTIAVIPFSDYFTIDGVKHLMQGIPFDGGMLWYLGVASLSIYGIMLAGYASNNKYSLLGSLRAASGAISYEIPLGLAVVSMILTYDSINLNDFVLQQQGSFLGLPSWGIFIQPLAAIIFIICAFAETNRAPFDLAEGESEIVAGYHLEYSAMSFAMFFMAEYIAMTAMSALIITIFFGGYSLPYLSTADLVNNYKIVLLSIVFIITILGFIFVLWINKNNVTRYKVTNDFRKKENKFYKICTFIVVAITDVICFYLYFTGLQSLGQEILVTILYLTIFALKTFVMLFVFIWVRWTVPRFRYDQIQRLGWEKLMPLAIFNIIITAMVVVYGN is encoded by the coding sequence ATGAATGAGCTTGTTTTGACCATTTTTAGGATTGTTTTCATACTTTCGTTTATACTTTTGCTCATACCGATTTTGGTCTTACTCGAGCGTAAAATTTCAGCCTTTATCCAAGATCGTCCCGGACCAAATAGGGCAAATATCGCAGGTATTAGGTTGGGCGGTATTATACAAGCTCTAGCCGACGCTCTTAAGCTCGCTGTAAAAGAGGATTTTACTCCATCTAGTATTCGTTCTAAGTTTTTATTTACTATAGCGCCTATGATACTATTTCTTATGAGTACGCTTACTATAGCAGTTATTCCATTTTCAGATTATTTTACTATCGATGGCGTTAAACATCTTATGCAAGGAATTCCTTTTGATGGCGGAATGTTATGGTATCTTGGAGTAGCGTCGCTTAGTATTTATGGTATTATGCTTGCCGGGTACGCTTCAAATAATAAATATTCACTTTTAGGTTCGCTTAGAGCAGCTTCTGGAGCTATTAGCTATGAGATTCCGCTTGGACTTGCTGTTGTTAGTATGATTTTGACTTACGACTCTATAAATTTAAATGATTTTGTTTTGCAACAACAAGGCTCGTTTTTAGGTTTGCCATCATGGGGGATATTTATCCAGCCTTTGGCTGCTATTATATTTATAATATGTGCATTTGCAGAGACAAACAGAGCTCCGTTTGATCTTGCAGAAGGAGAAAGCGAGATAGTTGCTGGTTATCACTTAGAGTATAGTGCAATGAGTTTTGCAATGTTTTTTATGGCTGAATATATAGCAATGACGGCTATGAGTGCTCTTATAATTACTATATTTTTTGGCGGATATTCGCTTCCTTATCTTAGCACCGCAGATCTTGTAAACAACTATAAAATAGTACTTTTAAGCATAGTATTTATTATCACTATTTTAGGTTTTATCTTTGTGTTATGGATAAATAAAAATAATGTTACAAGATATAAAGTCACAAACGACTTTAGAAAAAAAGAGAATAAATTTTACAAAATTTGTACGTTTATAGTAGTCGCTATCACAGATGTTATCTGTTTTTACCTATATTTTACAGGCTTGCAAAGCCTTGGTCAGGAAATTTTAGTAACTATACTTTATCTAACTATATTTGCTTTAAAAACATTTGTTATGCTTTTTGTGTTTATCTGGGTACGCTGGACTGTGCCAAGATTTAGATATGATCAAATTCAAAGACTCGGCTGGGAAAAGCTCATGCCTTTAGCGATATTTAATATCATAATAACAGCAATGGTGGTGGTATATGGCAATTAA
- a CDS encoding 2Fe-2S iron-sulfur cluster-binding protein → MVNIVVDGETFSVDKNGNLITELKKHNIEIPHFCYHEALGVSGNCRMCLIEVVGQKRPQIACNTPISEGMEIKINSELTRKVQKGILELEFINHPIDCPVCDQAGECSLQEYYMCYDKGDSRVSLAQKVRKPKKEDFGSNVIHDAERCVLCRRCVRFTEICTKTYELGVGNRGEHSEIILFNDEKINNPYAGNIVDVCPVGAMTSADFRFKKRVWHLKSSPSICQGCERGCAIWVDSSQDKYEYNKIYRFRPRVDNSVNGHFICDFGRYSYKNEQIIVQENSNELILNLKNDLDKTSGKFDILITSSLSLEEMFCVINFAKEYNARIYGWDNFRDESFCDSEGLMLRYPNKTANKQGLDYFYNKSYISKDISDIRDRVIVFHLGGELDFLNLKDKNITFIGSCNSADIVCASAYHRDGHSVNVDNKLRFSKAAFLNLSPSIEQIIQTLSRNSYKFDKDILKAFE, encoded by the coding sequence ATGGTTAATATAGTTGTCGATGGAGAGACATTTAGTGTAGATAAAAACGGTAACTTAATCACCGAGCTAAAGAAGCATAATATTGAAATTCCGCATTTTTGTTATCATGAAGCGCTTGGCGTGAGTGGAAATTGTAGGATGTGCCTCATAGAAGTAGTAGGTCAAAAACGCCCTCAAATAGCTTGCAATACTCCTATTAGCGAAGGAATGGAGATAAAAATAAACAGCGAGCTTACTAGAAAAGTTCAAAAAGGCATTTTAGAGCTTGAGTTTATAAATCATCCAATAGACTGCCCAGTGTGTGATCAAGCCGGCGAATGTTCGCTTCAAGAGTATTATATGTGCTATGATAAAGGCGATTCAAGAGTTAGTCTTGCCCAAAAGGTGCGAAAACCTAAAAAAGAGGATTTTGGATCAAATGTCATCCATGACGCCGAACGCTGCGTACTTTGTAGACGTTGTGTGAGATTTACAGAAATTTGCACAAAGACTTACGAGCTTGGAGTAGGAAATAGAGGTGAGCATAGCGAAATAATTTTATTTAACGATGAAAAAATAAACAATCCATATGCCGGAAATATCGTAGATGTTTGTCCTGTGGGTGCTATGACTTCAGCTGATTTCCGTTTTAAAAAAAGAGTTTGGCACCTAAAGAGTTCTCCTTCTATATGTCAAGGTTGTGAGAGAGGCTGTGCCATTTGGGTAGATAGCAGTCAAGATAAGTATGAATATAATAAAATTTATCGCTTTAGACCGCGAGTCGATAACTCAGTAAACGGTCATTTTATCTGCGATTTTGGTCGTTATAGTTATAAAAATGAGCAGATTATAGTCCAAGAAAATAGTAATGAGCTTATTTTAAATTTAAAAAATGATTTAGACAAGACCAGCGGCAAATTTGATATTTTGATCACCTCGTCTTTATCTCTTGAAGAGATGTTTTGTGTTATAAATTTTGCTAAAGAGTATAACGCTAGGATCTATGGTTGGGATAATTTTAGAGATGAGAGTTTTTGCGATAGTGAGGGTTTGATGCTTCGCTATCCAAATAAAACAGCAAATAAACAAGGTTTGGATTATTTTTATAATAAATCTTATATATCAAAAGATATATCTGATATTAGAGATAGAGTTATCGTTTTTCATTTAGGCGGCGAGTTGGATTTTTTAAATTTAAAAGATAAAAACATAACTTTCATAGGATCTTGCAATAGTGCTGATATAGTTTGCGCTAGTGCGTATCATAGAGACGGGCACAGTGTTAATGTTGATAATAAATTAAGATTTAGTAAGGCGGCATTTTTAAATTTATCGCCTAGTATAGAACAGATTATACAAACATTATCTCGAAATAGTTATAAATTTGATAAAGATATTTTAAAGGCGTTTGAATGA
- the nuoF gene encoding NADH-quinone oxidoreductase subunit NuoF, producing the protein MQVVSSRFSIKNGYKIDVAKANGAYLNLENILKMDRNSIVEAVDKSGLRGKGGGGGSCGTKWKNMLAWESDKRYLVVNGDESEPGTCKDKYILNLDPHLLIEGVIISSYALGAKRAYVYIRGEYEREFITLTNAIKEAANELGDLEIIVYKGAGAYICGEKTALLESIEGKRGHPRLKPHNKAEPDFLFGCACVVNNVETIASIPFIVKNGWEAYRSVGTEKSPGTLLFAVSGCVNTPCVKEMPFGTKMIDFINDFGGGVWKNRELKAVIPGGSSAAVLTKDEVLKATLDYESLKEFKSALGTGGMMVFDDTISMPEVLLNLLEFYTEESCGQCTPCREGCGWALRVVKKIVEGEGSLRDLDTLKDISYMLDGKTICVFAPAVKDVIMGFITKFENEFVALCKETK; encoded by the coding sequence ATGCAAGTAGTTAGTTCTAGATTTTCTATCAAAAACGGCTATAAAATAGATGTTGCAAAAGCTAATGGAGCTTATTTAAATTTAGAAAATATCTTGAAAATGGATAGAAATTCAATAGTAGAAGCAGTAGATAAAAGTGGATTAAGAGGCAAAGGCGGCGGCGGCGGCTCATGTGGAACTAAGTGGAAAAATATGCTTGCTTGGGAAAGCGATAAGCGTTATTTGGTAGTAAATGGCGATGAGAGCGAGCCTGGAACTTGCAAAGACAAGTATATTTTAAATTTAGATCCGCATTTGCTTATAGAAGGAGTTATCATATCATCTTACGCACTAGGAGCTAAGAGAGCTTATGTTTATATACGAGGTGAATACGAAAGAGAGTTTATAACTCTTACAAATGCGATAAAAGAGGCCGCTAACGAGCTTGGAGACTTAGAAATAATAGTTTATAAAGGAGCCGGAGCTTATATTTGTGGTGAAAAAACAGCTTTATTAGAGTCTATAGAAGGTAAAAGAGGTCACCCAAGATTAAAACCGCATAATAAAGCCGAGCCGGACTTTTTGTTTGGTTGCGCATGTGTGGTAAATAATGTAGAAACTATAGCTAGCATTCCTTTTATAGTGAAAAACGGCTGGGAAGCATATAGATCTGTCGGTACTGAAAAAAGCCCCGGAACTCTTTTATTTGCAGTATCTGGATGTGTTAATACTCCTTGCGTAAAAGAGATGCCTTTTGGCACGAAAATGATAGATTTTATAAATGATTTTGGCGGTGGAGTATGGAAAAATAGAGAGTTAAAAGCAGTTATCCCCGGAGGCTCAAGTGCCGCAGTTTTGACAAAAGACGAAGTGCTAAAAGCTACTCTTGATTATGAAAGTTTAAAGGAATTTAAAAGCGCATTGGGCACCGGTGGAATGATGGTGTTTGATGATACTATTAGTATGCCAGAAGTGCTTTTAAATTTGCTTGAGTTTTATACAGAAGAGAGCTGTGGACAATGCACGCCTTGTCGTGAAGGCTGTGGTTGGGCTTTGAGAGTTGTAAAAAAGATAGTAGAAGGCGAAGGCTCTTTAAGAGACTTAGATACGCTAAAAGATATATCATATATGCTTGATGGAAAGACTATTTGCGTCTTTGCTCCGGCTGTAAAGGATGTAATTATGGGATTTATCACTAAATTCGAAAACGAATTTGTAGCGCTATGTAAGGAAACTAAGTGA